One window of the Penaeus monodon isolate SGIC_2016 chromosome 1, NSTDA_Pmon_1, whole genome shotgun sequence genome contains the following:
- the LOC119572521 gene encoding modulator of smoothened protein-like: protein MDKLTIISGALFLAADVFAVVSLAMPDWIVSDIGGDTRLGLLWTCETLYNRSQVCYAPSLGGAWLVTLGCVLLGCVCVTATIVLLALSHCRISLYIMAYARWVGFTAMVLFCLAAVVFPMGFYVEEIGGEPYQLPNSFQVGYSYIFFVLALWMTVVSELFAGKVCLPNF, encoded by the exons ATGGATAAACTGACGATAATCTCCGGCGCGCTGTTCCTTGCCGCAGACGTGTTCGCGGTGGTGAGCCTCGCCATGCCCGACTGGATTGTCTCTGACATTGGAG GTGATACTCGCCTGGGACTGCTATGGACATGTGAGACTTTATATAACAGATCTCAG GTCTGCTATGCACCATCCCTTGGAGGAGCATGGCTGGTGACACTAGGTTGTGTacttttgggttgtgtgtgtgtcactgcaaCCATCGTTTTGCTGGCTCTCTCACACTGCCGAATCAGTCTCTATATCATGGCCTATGCCCGTTGGGTTGGCTTCACTGCAA TGGTGCTGTTCTGCCTGGCTGCAGTTGTCTTTCCAATGGGATTTTACGTTGAAGAGATTGGCGGAGAACCATATCAACTCCCAAACAGTTTCCAG GTTGGATATTCTTACATATTTTTTGTGCTAGCCCTTTGGATGACAGTGGTTTCTGAGCTTTTTGCTGGAAAAGTCTGCCTACCCAATTTTTAA